A single Tuberibacillus sp. Marseille-P3662 DNA region contains:
- a CDS encoding acetyl-CoA C-acetyltransferase translates to MNEAVIVAGARTPVGKAHKGHFANKRPDDLGAETVKETLRRSGFEGHIDDVIIGCSMPEAEQGQNMGRLIAGLAGLSQETPGVTVNRYCSSGLQTIANAAERIMLGNAEAIIAGGAESMSMVPMGGHVIKPNAALVESAPEYYMNMGHTAEQVAQKYGVTREDQDAFALRSHNRAAQAMSEGKFDDEVMPIEVIQRSLAGDNRVQEESIMVSQDEGVRPNTSLEVLGKLNPAFQRNGSVTAGNASQTSDGAASVLVMDREKAKSEGLQSIAKFRSFAVAGVPPEIMGIGPVQAVPKALEQAGISLADIGVIELNEAFASQSLQVIRELGLNEEIVNINGGAIALGHPLGCTGTKLTLTCLHEMKRRGEQFGLVTMCIGGGMGAAGVFELID, encoded by the coding sequence ATGAATGAAGCGGTAATTGTTGCTGGTGCAAGAACACCGGTTGGTAAGGCTCATAAGGGTCACTTTGCCAACAAGCGACCTGATGATTTAGGGGCGGAGACAGTTAAGGAAACTTTGCGCCGCTCAGGTTTCGAAGGTCATATTGACGATGTCATTATTGGGTGTTCCATGCCTGAAGCTGAACAAGGTCAAAACATGGGACGTTTGATTGCAGGGCTGGCGGGACTATCTCAGGAAACCCCAGGTGTGACGGTGAACCGGTATTGTTCCTCAGGTTTGCAAACCATTGCTAATGCTGCCGAACGGATTATGCTTGGAAATGCTGAAGCGATCATTGCCGGCGGAGCTGAATCGATGAGCATGGTACCAATGGGCGGTCATGTGATCAAGCCGAATGCAGCGCTCGTTGAATCAGCACCAGAATATTACATGAATATGGGCCATACTGCTGAACAAGTTGCACAAAAATATGGTGTTACCCGTGAAGATCAGGATGCTTTTGCCTTACGTAGTCACAACCGGGCCGCTCAAGCTATGAGTGAAGGCAAATTTGATGATGAAGTGATGCCTATTGAAGTGATCCAACGGAGCCTTGCGGGTGATAATCGTGTGCAAGAAGAATCAATCATGGTGTCGCAGGATGAAGGCGTGCGACCCAATACGTCACTTGAGGTTCTGGGGAAATTAAATCCTGCCTTTCAAAGAAACGGGAGCGTTACAGCTGGTAACGCTTCACAAACAAGCGATGGAGCAGCTTCTGTTCTAGTCATGGATCGCGAGAAGGCAAAAAGTGAGGGATTACAGTCCATAGCAAAATTCCGGTCATTTGCAGTTGCGGGAGTCCCGCCTGAAATTATGGGTATCGGACCAGTGCAAGCCGTTCCAAAGGCCTTGGAACAAGCAGGCATCAGCTTAGCCGACATTGGTGTGATTGAATTAAATGAAGCCTTTGCCTCACAATCCTTACAAGTGATTCGTGAACTCGGGTTGAATGAGGAGATCGTTAATATTAACGGAGGGGCCATTGCCTTAGGTCATCCCCTTGGATGTACGGGGACCAAGTTGACACTCACATGCTTGCACGAGATGAAACGTCGCGGTGAGCAGTTTGGCCTTGTCACTATGTGTATTGGTGGCGGTATGGGCGCCGCAGGGGTTTTTGAATTAATTGATTAA
- a CDS encoding thioredoxin domain-containing protein, protein MPLEEMTSDSLKCTEEQTLPLLFETPFCQTCQLAKKMIGLTEQALSRKVTTYVCRASEWEALVNEWKIESVPCLVFVRNHQFIKKVYAIESVTKLYQLYEQYIGESCENGKR, encoded by the coding sequence ATGCCTCTCGAAGAAATGACGTCTGACTCATTAAAGTGTACCGAAGAACAAACGCTACCATTATTGTTTGAAACACCTTTCTGTCAAACGTGTCAGTTAGCAAAAAAAATGATTGGATTGACCGAGCAAGCCTTATCAAGGAAGGTGACGACCTATGTCTGCCGGGCGTCAGAATGGGAAGCACTTGTTAATGAATGGAAAATTGAAAGTGTGCCTTGCTTAGTTTTTGTCAGAAATCATCAATTCATCAAAAAAGTATATGCCATTGAATCTGTGACAAAACTTTACCAACTTTACGAACAATATATCGGTGAATCCTGTGAAAACGGTAAAAGATAA
- a CDS encoding arsenate reductase family protein → MTLSVYSYPPCGTCRKAKQWLDSHQIDYEEIHIVDSPPTKEELRHFFQVSGLPLRKFFNTSGRRYRELGLKDQMKTSTEDELLDWLASDGMLIKRPIITDGEHVTVGFQEDTFQQTWI, encoded by the coding sequence ATGACATTATCGGTATACAGTTATCCCCCTTGCGGTACCTGCCGCAAAGCCAAACAATGGCTTGATAGCCATCAAATAGATTATGAAGAAATACATATTGTCGATTCACCGCCAACAAAGGAAGAACTGAGGCATTTTTTTCAAGTCAGCGGTTTGCCTTTGCGGAAGTTTTTTAATACAAGCGGCCGCAGGTACAGAGAATTAGGATTGAAGGATCAAATGAAAACATCAACCGAAGATGAATTGTTGGACTGGTTAGCTTCTGACGGTATGTTAATCAAACGCCCGATCATCACCGATGGCGAACATGTCACTGTTGGATTTCAGGAAGATACCTTCCAACAGACGTGGATTTGA
- a CDS encoding acyl-CoA dehydrogenase family protein: protein MSQKTENVQKGGAFLIDGITPEQLYTPEDMTDEQKLMAKTTEDFIKKEVLPHKEKLEQKDFDLTQDLLKKAGELGLLGADIPEPYGGLGLDKISSALITEKFSLANAFSLSYGAHVGIGSLPIVLFGTEEQKKKYLPDLATGEKFAAYALTEPGSGSDALGAKTTAVLNEEGTHYILNGEKQWITNSAFADVFVVYAKIDGEHFSAFIVDRDLPGLSTGPEEKKMGIQASSTRTLILEDVAVPVENLLGEAGKGHKIAFNILNIGRYKLAVGLVGALKRGLEVSVKYVNERKQFNTPISQFSLTKRKLADMAIKTFATETSVYRTVGMFSDRLDGLDNEQLKDGKGMAAAIAEYALECSLNKVFSSEALDYVVDEAVQLHGGYGFMAEYEVERMYRDSRINRIFEGTNEINRFLVPQTLLRKAMKGELPLMEKAQTLQEELMMLKPEEPGDQQLEKEYYLLDQAKKIFLMVAGMGVQKYGKSLENEQELLVNVADIVNNIYTMEAAIVRTQKAIDHGSAYEQKMLMTEVFCQEAFQDIEAYAKESLLMLETGDGLRMMLSALRKLTRFTPENVIAKKRQISEKVISEESYVV, encoded by the coding sequence ATGAGTCAGAAAACGGAAAATGTACAAAAAGGCGGAGCTTTTTTAATTGATGGTATCACGCCAGAACAGTTATATACACCTGAGGATATGACAGATGAACAAAAATTGATGGCAAAAACCACCGAAGATTTTATTAAGAAAGAAGTGCTTCCCCATAAAGAAAAACTTGAACAAAAAGATTTTGACTTGACCCAGGATCTTTTAAAGAAGGCAGGGGAACTGGGACTGCTTGGTGCAGACATCCCTGAGCCATACGGAGGATTAGGTCTAGATAAAATTAGTTCGGCCCTAATTACTGAAAAGTTTTCATTAGCTAATGCATTTTCGCTAAGCTATGGTGCCCATGTCGGGATTGGTTCACTGCCGATTGTGCTGTTCGGCACTGAAGAGCAGAAGAAGAAATATCTGCCTGATTTAGCGACAGGAGAGAAATTTGCTGCTTATGCCCTCACCGAACCAGGATCAGGATCAGATGCTTTAGGAGCGAAAACAACAGCTGTTTTAAATGAGGAAGGAACCCACTATATCCTTAACGGGGAAAAACAATGGATTACTAACTCGGCGTTTGCGGATGTGTTTGTTGTTTATGCCAAGATAGACGGTGAACATTTTTCAGCTTTCATTGTTGATAGGGACCTTCCTGGCCTATCAACAGGCCCTGAAGAAAAGAAAATGGGTATTCAAGCCTCGTCAACAAGGACGTTAATATTAGAAGATGTGGCTGTCCCGGTGGAAAATCTCCTAGGAGAAGCGGGAAAAGGCCATAAAATTGCCTTTAATATCCTTAATATTGGACGCTACAAGCTAGCTGTCGGACTCGTAGGTGCACTTAAGCGTGGTCTTGAAGTATCTGTAAAGTATGTCAATGAGAGAAAACAGTTTAATACACCGATTTCCCAGTTCTCGTTAACCAAACGGAAGTTAGCTGACATGGCGATTAAAACCTTTGCCACGGAAACATCAGTATATCGAACGGTCGGCATGTTCTCAGACCGGCTGGATGGATTAGACAATGAACAACTTAAAGACGGGAAAGGTATGGCGGCTGCTATTGCGGAATATGCGTTGGAGTGTTCACTTAATAAAGTTTTCTCGTCCGAAGCACTGGATTATGTTGTCGATGAAGCGGTCCAGCTTCATGGTGGTTATGGATTCATGGCGGAATATGAAGTTGAAAGAATGTATCGGGACTCAAGGATTAACCGTATCTTTGAGGGAACGAATGAAATTAATCGGTTTCTTGTCCCGCAGACATTATTGCGTAAAGCTATGAAGGGTGAACTACCTTTAATGGAAAAAGCTCAAACACTTCAGGAAGAGTTAATGATGCTGAAACCTGAGGAACCCGGTGATCAGCAGCTTGAGAAAGAATACTACCTTTTGGATCAGGCTAAGAAGATCTTCCTCATGGTTGCCGGTATGGGTGTTCAAAAGTATGGAAAATCTCTGGAAAACGAGCAAGAATTACTTGTGAATGTCGCGGATATTGTTAACAATATTTATACTATGGAGGCTGCCATTGTCCGGACGCAAAAAGCGATAGACCATGGAAGCGCCTATGAACAAAAGATGCTAATGACAGAAGTCTTCTGTCAAGAAGCATTCCAAGACATTGAAGCTTACGCAAAAGAATCATTATTAATGCTTGAAACTGGTGATGGGCTTCGTATGATGCTGTCAGCTTTGCGGAAATTAACACGATTCACACCTGAGAATGTTATAGCGAAAAAACGGCAAATTTCTGAGAAAGTCATCAGCGAAGAAAGTTACGTGGTGTAA
- the gcvH gene encoding glycine cleavage system protein GcvH, whose amino-acid sequence METPEELLYSEEHEWVKQEGDHVRIGITAFAQDELGDIVFVELPEEGDEIGADEPFGSVESVKTVSELYAPVTGKVIEVNEELEDSPEFVNESPYDKAWMILVEPSDRSELDDLLSAEEYKKMTDEE is encoded by the coding sequence ATGGAAACACCTGAAGAACTGCTCTATTCCGAAGAACATGAATGGGTCAAGCAAGAAGGCGACCATGTTAGGATTGGTATCACGGCATTTGCCCAAGATGAACTTGGGGATATTGTTTTTGTAGAATTGCCTGAAGAAGGCGATGAAATTGGAGCGGACGAGCCTTTCGGCAGTGTCGAATCCGTTAAAACGGTTTCCGAATTATACGCTCCAGTAACCGGTAAAGTGATCGAAGTTAATGAAGAACTTGAAGATTCCCCTGAATTTGTGAATGAATCCCCTTATGATAAGGCATGGATGATTCTTGTTGAACCAAGTGATCGTTCAGAACTCGATGATTTACTTTCCGCTGAAGAATATAAAAAAATGACAGACGAGGAATAG